The Ornithodoros turicata isolate Travis chromosome 7, ASM3712646v1, whole genome shotgun sequence genome includes a region encoding these proteins:
- the LOC135399881 gene encoding uncharacterized protein LOC135399881, translating into MAVIATTVVSESDQRNLYLSSEQTTFYGSSLPGSDDTPGGTVYAEDVYNTRGAQRASTEWSPQTHSPNQDARDSFGFQGAAPGTRQGDWRPSGERVPQGDSKSRAADDEYRSDHHPPQHSHQQASSDDWKMGQWDRQASPRDGTADRPLVRPRSEVRHVSSAYWRPPADDSTDVVQRDDKSVTGGDACRNIGSGTSIVDYDFVDLEGTRQFRKEVRDAYGVVRGCYGYTKSDGTFRVVEYVADDCGFRTGIRTNEHGVGPQAPADVVLVAEPPPAAVLARIPVAWPPSDESHRVRTPSTQGPFVSRGGFRTRGYGNPSQQSSW; encoded by the exons GCTGTTATAGCAACGACAGTCGTCAGTGAATCAGACCAACGGAATTTGTACCTGAGCAGCGAACAGACAACCTTCTATGGAAGCTCCCTTCCAGGTTCAGATGACACGCCCGGAGGAACGGTCTACGCCGAAGACGTGTATAACACACGGGGAGCACAACGAGCATCAACTGAATGGTCTCCACAAACGCATTCTCCAAACCAGGACGCGCGGGACAGCTTCGGCTTTCAAGGAGCTGCCCCTGGAACGCGTCAAGGTGACTGGCGTCCATCTGGCGAACGGGTACCACAAGGTGACAGCAAGTCACGTGCCGCAGATGACGAATACAGGTCAGATCATCACCCACCGCAACATTCACACCAGCAAGCTTCTAGTGATGACTGGAAGATGGGACAGTGGGACCGGCAAGCTTCACCTCGAGACGGAACGGCTGATAGGCCTCTTGTAAGACCACGGAGTGAGGTCCGCCACGTGTCCTCCGCATATTGGAGACCtccagcagacgacagcactgATGTTGTCCAGAGGGACGACAAGAGCGTCACCGGAGGCGATGCTTGCCGAAATATTGGTAGCGGAACCTCGATTGTGGACTACGATTTTGTGGACCTCGAGGGAACGCGTCAGTTTAGAAAAGAGGTGCGTGACGCCTATGGGGTGGTGCGAGGCTGTTACGGATACACCAAGAGCGACGGGACATTTCGAGTAGTGGAGTACGTCGCCGACGATTGTGGGTTCCGTACAGGAATAAGAACCAACGAGCATG GTGTCGGTCCTCAAGCTCCTGCAGACGTAGTTCTTGTTGCTGAGCCTCCACCAGCAGCAGTACTCGCAAGAATACCGGTGGCGTGGCCCCCCAGTGACGAGTCACACCGAGTGAGGACGCCCAGTACGCAAGGCCCCTTCGTGAGCCGTGGAGGCTTCCGAACCAGAGGCTACGGTAACCCTTCGCAGCAGTCATCATGGTAG